One stretch of Pandoraea oxalativorans DNA includes these proteins:
- a CDS encoding HAD-IB family hydrolase, with product MRDASIVAAFDFDGTLSTTDSLRVFVRRTVGTPRFVAGALLASPWLIGAALKLVNRGTAKAAFLRAVFAGRSRAQLEADARDFIVHQLPGLLRPEMLARVRQHRALGHRIVLVSASPGLYLRPWAASVGFEAVLSTELAFDAQDRFIGTFAQPNCWGPEKVRRLEAWWDDALPRVLFAYGDSRGDKEMAERADHAWIRGQGKLMPLTDADAPTRAS from the coding sequence ATGCGAGACGCTTCCATCGTCGCCGCGTTCGATTTCGACGGGACGCTCTCCACCACCGACAGCCTGCGCGTGTTCGTGCGCCGCACCGTCGGCACACCGCGCTTTGTGGCGGGCGCGTTGCTCGCCTCTCCCTGGCTGATCGGGGCGGCGCTTAAGCTCGTCAACCGGGGCACGGCCAAAGCGGCTTTCCTGCGTGCGGTCTTCGCAGGCCGCTCCCGCGCGCAACTCGAAGCGGACGCGCGCGACTTCATCGTCCATCAGCTACCCGGCCTGCTTCGTCCCGAGATGCTCGCACGCGTTCGCCAGCACCGCGCGCTGGGCCACCGCATCGTGCTGGTGAGCGCGTCGCCGGGCTTGTACCTGCGGCCCTGGGCGGCAAGCGTCGGTTTCGAGGCCGTGCTCAGTACCGAACTGGCCTTCGACGCGCAGGACCGCTTCATCGGGACCTTCGCCCAACCAAACTGCTGGGGTCCCGAAAAGGTGAGACGCCTCGAGGCATGGTGGGACGATGCGCTGCCGCGTGTGCTCTTCGCTTATGGCGACAGCCGTGGCGACAAGGAAATGGCCGAGCGTGCCGACCATGCGTGGATCCGGGGTCAGGGCAAGCTGATGCCGCTGACGGACGCCGACGCGCCGACGCGCGCCTCGTGA
- a CDS encoding FUSC family protein — protein sequence MTRTPPTSPTPDLPPPGRRVAWMSRLARLEPVAFSRWDAVHAALSVAVPTAIGASIGYGADASLIALGALPAITGDRTGPYRSRARSILITIVTGVLGFHAGMLIHTVGETHPWLAHVLLQIAILFFSFIGTFGNVASAATLQGAVYLIVGWGLALPPPEWRAPLLLAAGGIFSMLLMAVHWLRHPGAAERDAVAAIYQQLANVLDASGTPRVRLARRSLENAIAAAYDTLLTARASTSSGWEVLERRAAQILAAEPITSAVIGLVQSGQPVPAPLGKALYGLARNIARDRPVAIDTAVTAAKENDAPTLAAALRRAEPLLTGVVHASEAPLVALARHQARAAVHPRWMPKWPWPDVWRYLVRIGLCVLVAQIFIAVAALPRSYWVPLIVVVIFKPNYGSVFARALQSGVGSIVGVAVSAAVVAIDRNGWFNLLTLIPLAACLPWALRRNYGLFSALLLPILMLVMGALQPGSQDIALARFIDAVAACAIVLLVGYLPWAKWERRQLDERVANALDALGRYAALADTHDADAAFAARRAAYKALDDTRVALQRALSEPPLVSRRAARWWPALVSLERVANAITDTVPQGDDHDAPVHPGAAILTHIAAALRHGGPLPALPDGPIDGVDPILDRALREAIGMLFGAPSASD from the coding sequence ATGACGCGCACACCCCCGACATCGCCAACGCCCGACTTGCCCCCGCCGGGACGACGCGTCGCATGGATGTCGCGTCTGGCACGTCTGGAGCCGGTGGCGTTCTCGCGCTGGGACGCCGTGCACGCCGCCCTGTCGGTCGCCGTGCCCACGGCCATCGGCGCATCCATCGGCTACGGTGCAGACGCCTCGCTCATCGCCCTCGGCGCACTGCCCGCCATCACGGGTGACCGCACCGGCCCCTATCGCTCGCGCGCCCGCTCCATCCTGATCACTATCGTGACCGGCGTGCTCGGCTTTCACGCCGGGATGCTGATCCACACCGTGGGCGAGACCCATCCGTGGCTGGCCCACGTGCTGCTGCAAATCGCCATCCTGTTCTTCAGCTTCATCGGCACGTTTGGCAACGTGGCGTCCGCAGCGACGTTACAGGGCGCGGTCTACCTGATCGTCGGCTGGGGCCTCGCGCTGCCCCCGCCCGAATGGCGCGCGCCGTTACTGCTCGCCGCCGGTGGCATCTTCAGCATGCTGCTCATGGCCGTGCATTGGCTACGGCACCCCGGCGCGGCCGAGCGCGACGCCGTCGCCGCGATCTACCAGCAATTGGCGAACGTGCTGGATGCGAGTGGTACACCGCGCGTAAGGCTGGCCCGGCGCTCGCTCGAAAACGCCATTGCTGCCGCCTACGACACGTTGCTCACGGCTCGGGCGAGCACATCGAGCGGCTGGGAAGTACTGGAGCGCCGCGCCGCGCAGATCCTTGCCGCCGAGCCGATCACGTCGGCGGTCATCGGACTCGTGCAGAGCGGCCAGCCGGTGCCCGCACCACTGGGCAAGGCGCTCTACGGTTTGGCACGCAACATTGCGCGCGACCGCCCCGTGGCGATCGACACCGCCGTCACGGCGGCCAAGGAAAACGACGCACCGACGCTGGCCGCCGCCTTGCGTCGCGCCGAGCCGCTCCTGACCGGTGTGGTGCATGCGTCCGAAGCCCCCCTTGTGGCGCTGGCCCGTCATCAGGCCCGCGCCGCCGTGCACCCGCGCTGGATGCCGAAGTGGCCGTGGCCGGACGTCTGGCGTTACCTCGTGCGCATTGGCCTGTGCGTACTCGTCGCGCAGATCTTCATCGCCGTCGCGGCGCTCCCGCGCTCGTACTGGGTGCCGCTGATCGTCGTGGTGATCTTCAAGCCGAACTACGGCTCCGTGTTCGCGCGCGCGTTGCAAAGCGGCGTGGGCAGTATCGTCGGCGTGGCGGTCTCGGCCGCCGTCGTCGCCATCGACCGCAACGGCTGGTTCAATCTCCTCACGCTGATACCGCTGGCGGCCTGCCTGCCGTGGGCGTTGCGGCGTAACTACGGACTGTTCAGCGCGTTACTGCTCCCGATCCTGATGCTGGTGATGGGGGCCTTGCAGCCGGGCAGTCAGGACATTGCGCTGGCACGCTTCATCGATGCCGTTGCCGCCTGCGCCATCGTGCTGCTCGTGGGCTATCTGCCGTGGGCGAAGTGGGAGCGCCGTCAATTGGACGAGCGGGTGGCGAATGCACTCGACGCGCTCGGCCGTTACGCAGCACTGGCGGACACGCATGACGCGGACGCTGCGTTCGCGGCGCGACGCGCGGCTTACAAGGCATTGGACGACACACGCGTCGCCTTGCAGCGGGCGCTGTCCGAGCCGCCGCTGGTGAGCCGACGCGCCGCGCGCTGGTGGCCTGCGCTCGTGTCGCTGGAGCGGGTCGCAAATGCGATCACCGACACCGTCCCGCAGGGGGACGATCACGACGCACCGGTGCATCCCGGCGCGGCAATTCTCACGCACATCGCCGCCGCGT